From Natronogracilivirga saccharolytica:
GTTTACATGGACATCGCCCAGTGAAAGAAAAATGGTTATCTGCCGGGCACTTCTCCCCAGATAGGTGTCCTCTCTGACATCATCAACAGAAATCACTTTTCCGTCTGCCGGTGCCAGAACAAAGTCGCCTTCCGGGATGCTGCGCTCAGGATCGCGGAAGAAGAACAGCGTAAAACCGCTCAGGCCGACGCCTGCCAGATAAAGGAGGATAGAAAACGCATTGTTCAGTATCCAGCCTATGGCAATAATTATCAGTGAAAGGAACAGTACGGCAACAATAACGGGAACACCATCCTTTGCAAATCTCATATGTCAGTTAACTACGTGTCTGAGGATATCATTGAATGTGACAAAGATCATAAGACTGATCAACAAAATAAAGCCGATTTGCTGAAGTGCCATTCGCACTTTCATTGATGGTTCCCTTCGTGTTACCGCTTCGTATATAAGAAACATTAGATGCCCTCCGTCCAGCATCGGAATAGGCAGGATATTCATCAGGGCAAGGGTGATGCTCAGAAAAGCCGTGAAATTCCAGAAGCCCAGTGCACCCCCGCGTTCGGTCACTTCGGCCGTCACGGATGCAATGGCTACCGGTCCGCCGAGGTTTTCCCGTACGGATATGGTGCCGGTCAGCAGCTGGCGAAAACCGTTTATAATGCCGAAGAGCGTGTCATGGGCCTGATTAACCCCCTCTCTGATAGAACCGAAGACCCCAAAGCTGATGGTTTCGTATCCGAAGTACTGATGAGGATCCACAATTGCGATGCCGATTACCCTTCTTTCCGGTTCGGGACTGATGGTCTTTTCGAGGGTGTCGGAGTTTCGTCTCACGGTAAAGAGCATCTCTTCCCCGCCGGCCTGTATTTTCTCAACCATTTGTGCCCAGTATCCTATTTCCTCACCGTCAATGGCAATAATCTCATCGCCTTCCTGCAAACCGGCTTTTTCAGCCGGGGTGTCCTCGGCTACAGCCCCCACTTTGCTGGGCAGGGCATTTTGAAGTTCCAGAAACTCCGGATTCCTGGCCAGGTAATCCAGAAAGTCTGCCGGCGGTTCAATGGTGATCATTTCACCGTCGCGCTCAACAGTGAATGACAGCGATCTGCTGGTAATATCGCTCATGGAAAAAAACTGTCCGCGCCGGACATATTCAATTTCCTTGTCATTCACAGCTACAAGGCGATCACCCGTCTCAAAGCCTACATCGGCGGCAGTCGATGTATCCGGAATATACATTCCCTGGATGTTTTCAGCGGGAATCTGATTGACCCCGTGAGAAAATGTGATAACGGCAAAAATCGCATAGGCAAGCAGCATGTTGAATATCACACCGGCTGTGATGACAATCATGCGCTGCCAGACAGGTTTGCTTCTGTATTCGTAATCCTTGGGTTCGGAGGCCTCAAAACTGTCATCCATGCTCTCATCAACCATTCCGGATATTTTTACATATCCCCCCAGGGGCAGAGCGGAGATACAGTAATCGGTATCTCCCTTTTTGACTCCGACAAGGCGTGGCGGAAAACCGATGGAAAAACGCTCAACTCTCATTCCGAAAAGTTTAGCGGCAAGAAAATGACCCAGTTCGTGAACCAGCACCAGAATAAAGATAGCTGCTACAAAAATGAGTACGGTCTGTAGGATGCTGAAGATTACTTCCATGTATATATCGTCGCGTTTTTTTTCAAATATCCCGGGCAACTGCCCTTGTCTGCTGATCGACCTCTTCCAGAGACTCTACTGATAACGTTTCACCTGGTGATATATGAGAAAGGCTCTCAGCTACAATCCGGGAGATCTGAATATAAGAAATTTCTTCATTCAGAAATCGTTCTACTGCAATCTCATTTGCAGCATTAAGAATTGCCGGGGCATGGCCTCCGGTCCGGATGGCCTGCAAGGCAAGATCATAACAGGGAAAACGGCGGGTATCAACCGGTTCGAAAGTCAGCTGCTGATGCTCGGCCCAGTTTATATGCCGGGATGGCAGCGGCCAGCGATCCGGATAGCTCAGAGCATATTGAATAGGAAGCCGCATATCCGGCAAACCAAGCTGCGCTTTCATGGACCCGTCATTGAACAGCACCATGGAGTGAACTATGCTTTGCGGATGTATGACAGCCTCAATTTTTTCTAACGGAAGGCCAAATAACCAATGAGCCTCAATAACCTCCAGTCCCTTATTCATCATCGTCGCAGAGTCGATGGTAATTTTCGCTCCCATGTCCCAGTTGGGATGTTTCAGCGCATCCCGAACACCTGCGTTCTTTAAGTTATCGATGGACCAGGTGCGAAATGGCCCGCCGCTGGCGGTGATGATCAGTTTTTCCAGGGTATCTGTGTCTTCCCCAACCAAACATTGCAGTATGGCACTGTGCTCGGAGTCAATCGGAATGAGCCTGTCATAATGTCCGTTCAGATAGGGTGCGAGCAACGCCCCACCAACAACGAGGGATTCCTTATTGGCAAGTGCTACTTTTTTTCCCGCAGCCAGGGCCGAAACAGTGGGGCGAAACCCGGAAAAACCAACCAGGCTGTTGATAACCGAATCAGGTTCATCACTGCTCACAAGTTCTTCAATGATACCGGCACCACCGCTGAGAATCTCGGTTTCATTATGCAATAGCGAGGACTGCAGCTCACCAAGCTTCTGATCATCTTTCAGAAAGGCATAAGCTGGTTTGAATTCGTTGATTTGTTCAGCCAGCAGCTTCCAGTTAGTGTTTGCAGTAAGTGCAAACACTTCCAGCTTGTCCGGTTGAGACCTGACAATGTCCAGTGTCTGGGTTCCGATGGAACCGGTTGAGCCAAGTATAATCAGTTTTTTAGAATTCACTGGCGTATCTGAATCTGTTGATAATGTTCATGGGTGCAATCGCAATAACAATCCCATTGTTTTCCGGAAAATAATCTTGATTATGTAAGAACAATGACTCCAAGCATTCGTCCGCTGGCTGTGCCGTCTCTTCGGTAAGAGTGTAATGATTCGGCCGTCCGGTAAGTACAACGTTCGTCGCACTTGACGGCTTCTTCGGACATTCCGCTGACAAGCAGTTCA
This genomic window contains:
- the rseP gene encoding RIP metalloprotease RseP; amino-acid sequence: MEVIFSILQTVLIFVAAIFILVLVHELGHFLAAKLFGMRVERFSIGFPPRLVGVKKGDTDYCISALPLGGYVKISGMVDESMDDSFEASEPKDYEYRSKPVWQRMIVITAGVIFNMLLAYAIFAVITFSHGVNQIPAENIQGMYIPDTSTAADVGFETGDRLVAVNDKEIEYVRRGQFFSMSDITSRSLSFTVERDGEMITIEPPADFLDYLARNPEFLELQNALPSKVGAVAEDTPAEKAGLQEGDEIIAIDGEEIGYWAQMVEKIQAGGEEMLFTVRRNSDTLEKTISPEPERRVIGIAIVDPHQYFGYETISFGVFGSIREGVNQAHDTLFGIINGFRQLLTGTISVRENLGGPVAIASVTAEVTERGGALGFWNFTAFLSITLALMNILPIPMLDGGHLMFLIYEAVTRREPSMKVRMALQQIGFILLISLMIFVTFNDILRHVVN
- a CDS encoding 1-deoxy-D-xylulose-5-phosphate reductoisomerase, translating into MNSKKLIILGSTGSIGTQTLDIVRSQPDKLEVFALTANTNWKLLAEQINEFKPAYAFLKDDQKLGELQSSLLHNETEILSGGAGIIEELVSSDEPDSVINSLVGFSGFRPTVSALAAGKKVALANKESLVVGGALLAPYLNGHYDRLIPIDSEHSAILQCLVGEDTDTLEKLIITASGGPFRTWSIDNLKNAGVRDALKHPNWDMGAKITIDSATMMNKGLEVIEAHWLFGLPLEKIEAVIHPQSIVHSMVLFNDGSMKAQLGLPDMRLPIQYALSYPDRWPLPSRHINWAEHQQLTFEPVDTRRFPCYDLALQAIRTGGHAPAILNAANEIAVERFLNEEISYIQISRIVAESLSHISPGETLSVESLEEVDQQTRAVARDI